Proteins encoded within one genomic window of Cucumis sativus cultivar 9930 chromosome 3, Cucumber_9930_V3, whole genome shotgun sequence:
- the LOC101221693 gene encoding CDPK-related kinase 1 isoform X2, whose protein sequence is MNLELFLFRIIFWCLMIFFCVMRGILRLENFCFDEMFVEPLLLLAFKMTTAIAIEDVRREVKILRALTGHKNLVQFYDSYEDEENIYVVMELCEGGELLDRILSRGGKYSEEDAKVIMVQILSVVAYCHLQGVVHRDLKPENFLFTSKDETSTLKAIDFGLSDYVKPDERLNDIVGSAYYVAPEVLHRSYGTEADMWSIGVIAYILLCGSRPFWARTESGIFRAVLKADPNFEEAPWPSLSIDAIDFVKRLLNKDYRKRLTAAQALCHPWLADHQDIKIPLDTITFKLVRSYICSSSLRKSALGALAKTLSAVQLGYLQKQFTLLGPNKNGLISMQNFKTALIKNSTEAIKDSRVLDYANVVSSIQYRKLDFEEFCAAAISIYQLEGMESWEQHARHAYDHFDKDGNRPIMIEELASELGLSPSVPVHVVLQDWIRHSDGKLSFLGFVRLLHGVSSRAFQKA, encoded by the exons atgAATCTggagttgtttttatttcgGATAATTTTTTGGTGTCtcatgattttcttttgtgtaaTGCGGGGAATTTTGAGGTTGGAGAATTTTTGCTTTGATGAAATGTTCGTGGAGCCCCTTCTTTTATTAGCATTTAAG ATGACTACTGCAATAGCGATAGAGGATGTGAGAAGGGAAGTGAAAATACTGCGGGCCCTCACTGGACATAAAAACTTGGTGCAGTTCTATGATTCatatgaagatgaagaaaatatttacgttGTGATGGA GTTATGCGAAGGAGGTGAACTTCTTGATAGGATACTTTCGAG GGGTGGCAAGTACTCAGAGGAAGATGCAAAAGTTATCATGGTTCAGATTTTGAGTGTGGTCGCTTACTGTCACCTTCAAGGTGTGGTTCATCGTGACCTCAAGCCTGAG aattttctttttacatcaAAAGATGAGACTTCCACTCTTAAAGCTATTGATTTCGGCCTTTCTGATTATGTAAAACCAG ATGAGAGATTGAATGACATTGTTGGAAGTGCTTATTATGTTGCTCCTGAAGTTTTACATAGATCATATGGAACCGAGGCAGACATGTGGAGTATTGGTGTAATTGCTTATATTCTCTTGTGTGGAAGTCGACCATTTTGGGCCCGAACAGAATCTGGTATTTTTCGAGCTGTTTTAAAGGCAGATCCAAACTTTGAGGAAGCCCCATGGCCTAGTTTATCTATTGATGCAATTGATTTTGTGAAGAGACTGTTGAACAAAGACTATCGCAAGAGATTGACTGCTGCTCAGGCCCTGT GCCATCCGTGGTTAGCTGATCACCAAGATATCAAGATACCATTGGATACGATTACTTTCAAGCTTGTCAGAAGTTATATTTGCTCATCTTCACTGCGTAAATCAGCGTTGGGT GCTCTTGCAAAGACATTAAGTGCTGTTCAACTAGGTTATCTTCAGAAGCAATTTACACTGTTGGGGCCTAACAAGAATGGGCTCATTTCCATGCAAAACTTCAAGACG GCTTTAATTAAGAACTCAACAGAAGCAATAAAGGATTCGAGAGTTCTTGATTATGCCAACGTG GTTAGTTCCATTCAGTACAGAAAATTAGATTTTGAAGAATTCTGTGCGGCTGCCATAAGTATATACCAACTAGAGGGAATGGAGAGCTGGGAGCAACATGCCCGGCATGCTTATGATCATTTTGACAAGGACGGAAACCGACCAATAATGATCGAGGAACTTGCTTCA GAACTTGGACTTAGTCCTTCGGTACCGGTCCATGTGGTTCTCCAAGACTGGATCAGACACTCAGATGGGAAGCTTAGCTTCCTGGGATTTGTCAGACTTCTACATGGTGTCTCTTCTCGCGCATTTCAGAAGGCATAA
- the LOC101220675 gene encoding transcription factor bHLH106 has protein sequence MMQRPDHDHDQPQSSELYRLLAQTGAFTLGGPAFPPPPASTQTMSSSSSYYPLDNNKSPQGVAAPTPHDRALAALKNHKEAEKRRRERINSHLDKLRTLLPCNSKTDKASLLAKVVERVKELKNETLEIAELESFPSETDEISVLSGEKSEDGRLLFKASLCCEDRSDLIPDLNDILNSLHLKTLRADIVTVGGRIRNVLLIAANDHHSVESVHFLQNALKSLIERSNSSLTSKRRRLVLHHK, from the exons ATGATGCAACGCCCTGATCATGATCATGATCAACCACAAAGCTCTGAGCTTTACAGATTGCTGGCACAGACCGGAGCCTTCACCCTCGGCGGTCCGGCCTTTCCTCCGCCGCCGGCTTCTACTCAAACCATGTCCAGCTCTTCTTCTTATTACCCTCTGGATAATAATAAGTCTCCCCAAGGGGTGGCCGCGCCGACGCCTCACGATAGAGCTTTGGCGGCTTTGAAGAATCATAAGGAGGCTGAGAAGCGGAGGAGGGAGAGAATTAATTCTCATCTTGATAAGCTTCGTACTCTTCTTCCTTGTAATTCTAAG aCGGACAAGGCATCTCTTCTTGCAAAAGTTGTTGAGCGAGTGAAAGAGCTTAAAAACGAGACGTTGGAGATCGCAGAGCTCGAAAGCTTCCCCTCGGAGACCGATGAGATCAGTGTGCTTTCTGGGGAGAAATCGGAGGATGGAAGGCTTCTGTTCAAGGCATCGTTGTGTTGTGAGGACCGCTCTGACCTCATCCCTGACCTTAATGATATCCTTAATTCTCTACACCTCAAAACCCTTAGGGCTGACATTGTCACGGTTGGTGGTCGAATTCGTAACGTCCTGCTTATCGCCGCTAACGACCACCATAGTGTCGAATCTGTTCATTTCCTTCAAAATGCGTTGAAATCTCTTATTGAACGCTCAAATTCTAGCCTTACATCCAAGAGGAGGCGCCTTGTACTTCACCACAAATGA
- the LOC101221693 gene encoding CDPK-related kinase 1 isoform X1 encodes MGLCHGKPIEQNPKPNSENPNSVIQSETPKTPTNFPFYSPSPLPNLFKSSSPANSSITSTPLRLFKRPFPPPSPAKHIRALLARRHGSVKPNEASIPEGSECDVALDKNFGYSKHFAAHYDLGDEVGRGHFGYTCSARAKKGSFKGQQVAVKIIPKSKMTTAIAIEDVRREVKILRALTGHKNLVQFYDSYEDEENIYVVMELCEGGELLDRILSRGGKYSEEDAKVIMVQILSVVAYCHLQGVVHRDLKPENFLFTSKDETSTLKAIDFGLSDYVKPDERLNDIVGSAYYVAPEVLHRSYGTEADMWSIGVIAYILLCGSRPFWARTESGIFRAVLKADPNFEEAPWPSLSIDAIDFVKRLLNKDYRKRLTAAQALCHPWLADHQDIKIPLDTITFKLVRSYICSSSLRKSALGALAKTLSAVQLGYLQKQFTLLGPNKNGLISMQNFKTALIKNSTEAIKDSRVLDYANVVSSIQYRKLDFEEFCAAAISIYQLEGMESWEQHARHAYDHFDKDGNRPIMIEELASELGLSPSVPVHVVLQDWIRHSDGKLSFLGFVRLLHGVSSRAFQKA; translated from the exons ATGGGGCTCTGTCATGGAAAGCCCATTgaacaaaacccaaaacccaATTCAGAAAACCCCAATTCAGTGATTCAATCTGAAACCCCCAAAACGCCAACCAATTTCCCATTCTATAGCCCAAGTCCTCTGCCCAATCTCTTCAAGAGCTCCTCTCCGGCCAACTCCAGCATCACCTCCACCCCTCTCCGCCTTTTCAAGCGCCCCTTCCCGCCACCATCTCCGGCCAAGCACATTCGGGCTCTTCTCGCTCGCCGTCATGGCTCCGTCAAACCCAATGAGGCATCTATCCCCGAAGGAAGCGAGTGCGATGTAGCCTTGGATAAGAACTTCGGCTATTCCAAGCACTTTGCCGCTCACTATGACCTTGGTGACGAAGTGGGTCGCGGCCATTTCGGCTATACTTGCTCTGCCAGAGCTAAAAAAGGCTCCTTCAAAGGCCAACAAGTCGCTGTCAAAATCATCCCTAAATCCAAG ATGACTACTGCAATAGCGATAGAGGATGTGAGAAGGGAAGTGAAAATACTGCGGGCCCTCACTGGACATAAAAACTTGGTGCAGTTCTATGATTCatatgaagatgaagaaaatatttacgttGTGATGGA GTTATGCGAAGGAGGTGAACTTCTTGATAGGATACTTTCGAG GGGTGGCAAGTACTCAGAGGAAGATGCAAAAGTTATCATGGTTCAGATTTTGAGTGTGGTCGCTTACTGTCACCTTCAAGGTGTGGTTCATCGTGACCTCAAGCCTGAG aattttctttttacatcaAAAGATGAGACTTCCACTCTTAAAGCTATTGATTTCGGCCTTTCTGATTATGTAAAACCAG ATGAGAGATTGAATGACATTGTTGGAAGTGCTTATTATGTTGCTCCTGAAGTTTTACATAGATCATATGGAACCGAGGCAGACATGTGGAGTATTGGTGTAATTGCTTATATTCTCTTGTGTGGAAGTCGACCATTTTGGGCCCGAACAGAATCTGGTATTTTTCGAGCTGTTTTAAAGGCAGATCCAAACTTTGAGGAAGCCCCATGGCCTAGTTTATCTATTGATGCAATTGATTTTGTGAAGAGACTGTTGAACAAAGACTATCGCAAGAGATTGACTGCTGCTCAGGCCCTGT GCCATCCGTGGTTAGCTGATCACCAAGATATCAAGATACCATTGGATACGATTACTTTCAAGCTTGTCAGAAGTTATATTTGCTCATCTTCACTGCGTAAATCAGCGTTGGGT GCTCTTGCAAAGACATTAAGTGCTGTTCAACTAGGTTATCTTCAGAAGCAATTTACACTGTTGGGGCCTAACAAGAATGGGCTCATTTCCATGCAAAACTTCAAGACG GCTTTAATTAAGAACTCAACAGAAGCAATAAAGGATTCGAGAGTTCTTGATTATGCCAACGTG GTTAGTTCCATTCAGTACAGAAAATTAGATTTTGAAGAATTCTGTGCGGCTGCCATAAGTATATACCAACTAGAGGGAATGGAGAGCTGGGAGCAACATGCCCGGCATGCTTATGATCATTTTGACAAGGACGGAAACCGACCAATAATGATCGAGGAACTTGCTTCA GAACTTGGACTTAGTCCTTCGGTACCGGTCCATGTGGTTCTCCAAGACTGGATCAGACACTCAGATGGGAAGCTTAGCTTCCTGGGATTTGTCAGACTTCTACATGGTGTCTCTTCTCGCGCATTTCAGAAGGCATAA